A single region of the Candidatus Marsarchaeota archaeon genome encodes:
- a CDS encoding exonuclease V: protein MDALQRLGKKSIRATDIAAQYWCEKQMELNYLHGPEITREIIKGKEIHEELENETNVPIVLQPKSYADFMYKSLYTTYEALETLKKNRKSRELLLYGNLGSYKTVGKMDELLVSGGSVVIIEDKTRATDKMPSEAQIRSHRAQVILYKKLLGDIISGAYNEDIFAKEYGIHRLSITKEFERQLDALNIAKLAQNLAEITKKFFNAYRSIGHLSDTMVIRYINQYTGKRIDNYKFRITEEELNGTIDFALKYWKGERQALPVPYEEKWKCEYCIFFGKECKVWFGQKTL from the coding sequence TTGGACGCTTTGCAAAGATTGGGAAAGAAAAGCATTCGTGCAACAGACATAGCTGCGCAATACTGGTGTGAAAAGCAGATGGAGCTAAACTATCTCCACGGTCCAGAGATAACAAGGGAGATAATAAAAGGGAAGGAGATACACGAAGAGCTGGAAAATGAAACAAACGTACCGATAGTGCTGCAGCCGAAAAGCTATGCGGATTTCATGTACAAAAGCCTTTATACAACATATGAAGCGCTTGAGACCCTTAAGAAGAACAGGAAATCCAGGGAGCTGCTGCTTTATGGAAACCTCGGAAGCTACAAAACAGTAGGAAAGATGGACGAGCTACTCGTATCAGGAGGGAGCGTTGTAATAATAGAGGATAAGACGCGAGCCACGGACAAGATGCCTTCGGAAGCGCAGATCAGATCCCATAGGGCCCAGGTGATCCTTTATAAAAAACTGCTAGGAGACATCATATCCGGCGCTTATAACGAGGATATTTTTGCAAAGGAATACGGCATACACAGGCTTAGCATCACAAAAGAGTTTGAAAGGCAGCTCGATGCACTGAATATAGCCAAGCTTGCCCAGAATCTTGCAGAAATAACCAAAAAATTCTTCAATGCATACAGGAGCATAGGCCACCTGAGCGACACCATGGTAATCAGGTACATAAACCAATACACTGGCAAGCGGATAGACAACTATAAATTCAGGATAACCGAAGAAGAATTGAACGGAACCATAGACTTCGCCCTAAAATACTGGAAAGGCGAAAGGCAGGCCCTCCCGGTGCCGTATGAGGAAAAATGGAAATGCGAATACTGCATTTTCTTCGGGAAAGAGTGCAAAGTGTGGTTCGGGCAAAAAACACTGTAA
- a CDS encoding DedA family protein yields the protein MIELSILASIGALISHTSSEVVAIVKGYGYFGIFALMFMEGSSLPVPSEVVLPLAGFFVANGSMNFFLVYIAALLGSIGGLAVDYYIGYYLGKDVVYKHLRLFHIKQERLDAFDKWFEKNGVASVFFTRFIPVLRTIMSFPAGFARMSQKKFYAYSILGTGIYDIILIIFGMKAISTSHIALTFAAIGAFAIVLYAIYKIAMTRMQK from the coding sequence ATGATTGAACTTTCAATACTTGCCTCAATAGGCGCGCTTATAAGCCACACCTCATCAGAAGTCGTAGCCATAGTCAAGGGTTACGGCTATTTTGGCATATTTGCGCTCATGTTTATGGAGGGCTCGTCATTGCCTGTACCAAGTGAAGTTGTTTTGCCCTTGGCCGGCTTTTTTGTGGCGAACGGGTCCATGAATTTCTTCCTTGTTTATATAGCGGCGCTTTTAGGAAGCATAGGCGGTCTGGCAGTCGATTACTATATAGGCTATTACCTGGGCAAAGACGTAGTCTACAAGCACCTGCGCCTTTTCCACATAAAGCAGGAAAGGCTCGATGCATTTGACAAATGGTTTGAAAAAAACGGCGTCGCTTCAGTATTTTTCACAAGATTCATACCTGTATTGAGGACCATAATGAGCTTCCCTGCCGGCTTTGCCAGAATGTCCCAGAAAAAATTTTATGCATACTCTATACTAGGGACTGGAATATACGACATAATCCTCATAATATTCGGGATGAAGGCGATTTCCACAAGCCATATCGCATTAACGTTTGCTGCGATAGGCGCATTTGCCATAGTCTTATACGCAATATACAAAATCGCCATGACCCGCATGCAAAAGTGA
- a CDS encoding mRNA surveillance protein pelota, which yields MKMVKFYQNEGLMRLKLEGTEDLWTAQRIIFSNDIVRSKSLRRFKANESDTGELKEVVVSLRVEKTELDKTAMRLRITGKIVEGKPEQYIKLNSYHTLNVASLDTIDIIKQKWPEYLVGVVKEAVKDTKKPRLGIIVVDDEKALPAYLLGYGVEFKSEIYSNLSKRMSQKDFQEQQKKYYEAVINAIEGMDAESVILAGPGFTKDDIKSYLEAKQERIGKNIIYMQASNTERSGIYEIIKSPDVANLLRRERIRHEFMLMEEFLRGLAVGTSKYGLAGVKDAIEAYQATIVLVNDSVLGEPSIQSLLAAAEEKHLRIEVFNSGDEVGQQLASFKEIASLVSMSP from the coding sequence ATGAAGATGGTCAAGTTCTACCAGAATGAAGGCTTGATGAGGCTCAAGCTTGAAGGGACAGAGGATTTGTGGACCGCCCAAAGAATAATATTTTCAAACGACATAGTAAGGTCGAAGAGCTTGAGGCGCTTCAAAGCGAACGAAAGCGACACTGGCGAGCTTAAGGAGGTTGTAGTTTCCTTGCGCGTTGAAAAGACGGAGCTCGACAAGACCGCCATGAGGCTTCGCATAACAGGCAAGATAGTTGAAGGAAAGCCGGAGCAGTATATAAAGTTGAACAGTTACCACACTTTGAATGTTGCCTCATTGGATACCATAGATATAATCAAGCAGAAGTGGCCCGAATACCTTGTAGGCGTAGTTAAAGAGGCGGTAAAGGATACCAAGAAGCCAAGGCTCGGCATAATAGTGGTTGATGACGAAAAGGCTTTGCCGGCTTATCTTCTAGGGTATGGGGTTGAATTTAAAAGCGAGATTTACAGCAACCTGAGCAAGCGCATGAGTCAAAAGGATTTCCAGGAGCAGCAAAAAAAGTACTATGAAGCAGTGATAAATGCAATAGAGGGCATGGACGCAGAAAGCGTGATACTTGCCGGCCCAGGCTTCACGAAAGACGATATAAAATCGTATTTGGAAGCAAAGCAGGAGAGGATTGGTAAAAACATAATTTATATGCAAGCGAGCAATACGGAACGGTCAGGCATTTACGAAATAATAAAAAGCCCTGACGTGGCAAATCTGCTGCGGAGGGAGAGGATAAGGCACGAATTTATGCTTATGGAGGAATTCCTCAGGGGTCTTGCGGTCGGCACGTCTAAATACGGGCTAGCAGGAGTTAAGGATGCAATAGAAGCGTATCAGGCCACAATAGTACTTGTAAATGATTCTGTGCTAGGCGAACCGTCGATACAAAGCTTATTGGCTGCGGCAGAGGAAAAGCATTTGCGCATAGAGGTATTTAACTCTGGCGACGAGGTCGGGCAGCAGCTTGCGTCATTTAAGGAGATTGCCTCACTGGTCAGCATGTCACCATAG
- a CDS encoding MGMT family protein, with translation MNKRITAMLSRSGLTEFQKSVLIATATIPKGQTRTYKEIAIMIGHPRAYRAVGSALAKNPFAPAVPCHRVIRSNGDIGNYSAAGGKKAKRALLNAEGAKL, from the coding sequence ATGAATAAGCGCATTACGGCAATGCTTTCAAGGTCAGGCCTTACGGAATTTCAGAAAAGCGTTCTTATAGCGACTGCGACCATACCTAAAGGCCAAACGCGCACATACAAGGAAATAGCGATCATGATAGGGCATCCAAGGGCCTACAGGGCAGTGGGCAGCGCCCTGGCTAAAAATCCATTTGCTCCAGCAGTGCCGTGCCACAGGGTGATAAGAAGCAACGGAGACATAGGAAATTACTCTGCAGCAGGCGGCAAAAAGGCAAAGCGCGCTTTGCTGAATGCTGAAGGTGCAAAGCTTTAG